The DNA segment TATGGACAACTGCGAAAGCTCTCGTGCAACGCCGCTACCTTTCGGCCAAGGCGCAGGGCACATTCGAGGACTGCGGCAAACTGCTTGTTTCTCTGACGCAGGTGCTGCGGACGTACCTCCGCATCGATCTGGCACAGGAGCTGCTCCGTGACATGCTCTTCCAAGTAATGGAGCGCTTCTCTGCAAAGCAGGCGGCAGGCGCCACAGCGGCCATTGTaaaggacggcggcgcgcctcaTTCCTCATTTGACCTAGCTGCCGCTAACTTTTTGCAGCATGTGTTCGACACACTCCTCTCCGCGACCACGCGCACCTACACGCTGATGGGACCCATGCCGCTCGTTGTAGAATGGAACAGGGATGCAGACAGTGGAGGCGTGGATGCCGTTGTGGCGCAGTCGAAGCACGCCGCGTCATGGGCCGAGGATGTAGTTCTCGAGTTTGCCGCTCGCGCGGCGGACTTTCTTTCACAGCGTCTCCAGAGCGCTGATGTATTGTCTCGTTGGGCACAGAATCTGTTTGTGTCGTACGAGCAGCTACTTGCTCTCCGTCTGGCACTCCCGTCATCGCCACCCTCCACGCCGCAAGACGGCAAAGCTGCCTCGACTGCTGCCCCCTCACCGTCGGTGCCCGTCCCGACGctggctgcgcagctgcttcgtATGAGCATCTTCAGTCGCGCCAGCAGAACTGGGAAAGAGTCTTCAGACAGCCCCAGCGCAGCAACGACACCACTgaccgccgccgtgcactGGCTCACCCATTTCGCTCGTGAGCCGAACGCGGTCAATCACCTCTTCGCCCAGTACGTGTACTTTGACATTCTTGGCCGAGGCCAGCAGAGGAGCTCTACGACTAACACTGCACCGGGCAACAGTGGCGCCCCCGCGAAGATGCCGCTTGAGCGCGTGAATGCGGCACTGGAGGAGAGGTGCGCGCTGACTCGTCGGGAGGCGATCTATatggcacgcgctgcagtggaggcgtACTGGCAAGCGTTTCCGCTTGTGCTGAAGCAGACCTCTTCGGCCAgctcgcggctgctgtcCAGCTGCGTGGAAGAGAGCGGCAAAGAGGACGCAAACGTCGACCCCCAATACGTGCACCTCTACCGTTGGACGTGGTTCCTCGACTCGCTCACGCTCACCTTCGCGTACAGCGGAAGCGCGAGTGCGGGTGCAAAtgaggacgcggcggcgcagcagcgggagaggcagaagcacgtgtgcgcgcagctgctggagacaTACGCTGACGTTGCCGCTGAGCTCCCAGGGTTAAAGTGGAAAGAGTTGATTGCTGCCTACATTGGCCCATGAAAAAGGCGGTTTGGGCCTAGGGAAGGTGGCCTGCAAGAGATtgagcgcagcagcagtggttGATGCGACGCGGGGTCTTCAGCGTTGCGATTCGCTTCTCCGCCATCTGCCTCCTTTCGCGTTTATTCTGCTGTACTTCACTTCACCTGTAAGAGGGTGCCCTTCCACGAGCATCTGGTGCGCTTTTTTGTTTCATTTTCGAAActgagccgctgctgctctctgtgGGTGTTATCAGCCTCCTgcctctttttgttttgttcaTATTGTCCGCGACGTTTCCTTCGTGCGGGCATTCAAACACGTATTCTAACCCTTTCCTCTCGATGCGCAGGGGTGTGCGTTTCTTCACCTCTGCGCTTCCTACTTTGTAGCGTAACGTGGCGCGTTCCCTTTCTGTTGCCTTTCTTCTTCGTTTCCCTTTGCCATTTTTTTAGCGCCTGGCGGCATCACCTCTCCTCTGGtcccgcgcacgcacacgctcatcGCATGCGATGTGCTCACCTGCTTCGTCGCTGTTGCTATGAAGCACCATAATGGGGCTTTTCCTGTCACTCTTCTTACGTGTCGACTCCGCCCCTCACAAAGCGCCATCCGCGAAACGCTCTGTGCCGAGGcggccccccccctcccacccttccctctcccactCCCGACCGACTTACCTCGAGCGCGTCTTacgccacccccacccctttcgTTCTCCCTTTGGGGGTAGTGCAGACCTCGTTGGGCATGCGAGCACAACTGGCCTttgctctcctcccttcctccttctctctaCGCACTTGAGCCGCGCTGCGGAAGCTAACAGCGCGCACCGGAGAACAATACGCTCACGTCACCTCCCGATCCTCCGACGCCCGCCTAGGGCGCTTCCACTTTCGCGcggcgtacgtgtgtgcatatatatatatgtgtgtgtgtgtacgtgcacGAGGTTTCTCCAGAAGACCCCTAATTGACATCTGTGCACCTCATTCCCGACAACGTGCACACGGAGAGTGCAGTGGGATTCGCTCGTAGGCAATCCAGCACACTGACTCTCTCACCCATCGCGTGTGTCTTCACCGGCGCCCGCGATGCAAACGATTGGAGGCCGCGTGCCGGATGTGGCGCCGTTATCTGAGATGGGAAGCAGCGGAAATGGCCTCGGCACCGAGCTGGGTGCAACAGTCGCTTCGCCCcaccgcgccagcagcgccagcgccgcttccaCAGCCGCAAATGCGCAGCAGAAGCTTGTGCAGGAGTTGCAGGCGATTCGCGAAAGACGTAACTGGCTCATCCACCTACTTTACGTCCGACAGGAGTACAGCAACTGCTTGCAGGTAATCGAGGCACAGCTTCGCGAGACGGGGGGCACGTGCGAGTACGCCCTGTACGTGAAGGGGTTACTAAAACGTCTGGAGGGCTCTCTCTCCGAGTCgttggagctgctgcagaccGCCGTGATTATCAGCCCAGAGAACGCGGCGACCCGCACACAGCTCGggcgtgcgctgcacctccttgGCCGCCACGAGGAGGCCATTCAAGCATTTCAGGAGGCAGCGAGCATTCGCGTCGTGAAGGGCCTCGGCGCGGACTGGGAGATCGAGTACTACATCGGTCTCTGCCACCTGCACCGACGCCACTACCGTCGCGCCATGGATGCCTTTCTGCAGTCCATCACAATTCAACGCCACGACTGCGCTTACTTGCAGCTGGGGAAAGCGGCACTGCTGGCGCATGACTACGCGACTGCGCTTCAGGTGTACGAGGAGGCCGTGACGCTGTCGCCGACAAATCCCGACCTGCTTGCGGTGCTGGGCCACCTCTACCTTCAGCAAGGCAACCCCTGCGCTGCCTTCGACTACTTGGGCCGCTGTCTGACCATCTGCCCCACCCACATCGATGCCCTTGTCGCCGCCTCGAGCATCATCCAAGACAGCGGCGACTACGACGTGGCACTGAGCAAGTACCGGAtcgtggtggcgcagcagccggacTCGTCACAGGTGTGGAACAACATAGGCGCCTGCTTTATTGGCAAGAAAATGACGTACGCAGCCGTCGCGTGTCTGCGCAAATCCGTCTTCCTCTGCCCGCTTGATTGGATCGGCCACTACAACCTGGGCGTCGCGTTTCTAATGATCGGCCGCTACTGCTCTGCTCTGCAGTGCCTGAACGCGGCTGTGCACCTGCATGCTGACCACGCACCGGCCTTTATGCTGCTCGGTATCTGTCTGGGTGAGATGAAAGATCTGCCGAATGCGTGTCGCGCCTACGAGCACGCCCTCGCGATGCAGGACGACTTCCTTGTGTATCTGAACTATGCGGTGACGTTGTACAAGGGCCGCTCCGTGCAAGAAGCGTATACAAAGTTCCGCGTCTTCCGCAGCGTATGGGACCAGCTTACAcccgagcagcgccgcgagcagTCCTCGCTCATTCCTGGAGTCATCCGACAGTTGGAGGACTTGCTGGAGCCGCCCCCGGAGCCGCCGATGTCCACCTCCGACCCTGTGCCGGAGGAaagcgctgcggctgcgttggCCACGGCACCGAATCCCGAGTCGCTGCCGTAGGAGCAGTCGAAGGCGTGGAGAAGAAGTGCCGTACGCGGttgtgcagcggcgcatgccCATTTTTTCTTGCGtttgggggagagaggaagataGTCTTTTATGGATGAGATGGCAAGGTTTGGATCCTCATGCATGCAGCACAGTCCGGGGTGTCGCCCAGGATGCGCCCACCCCTTTTTCTGCTGTTGCCTCTCAGagtttgtttgtttttgcGCTTGCTTCCACTCGgtcttccccacccccgctctctcgctgttaTGCCGATGGGCTGCAAagggcgagcagcaccatcgTTGCTGCCCAACGCGTCTTTCTTGTTTTTCCTCTGCGGATCGGTTCTTGCTTTCCATTTCGCGGTCGTAGCCGAGTTGAAGGAATATGCGCGTTCAAAAAGACAAAAATAAAAGAGAGAGTACACTTCCTCATACTGTGGTGCCCTTTATGCAACTGTATGGTGGTGAgagaagtgtgtgtgtggggggggagggcggaaggAGTGTATCTGCTTCCCCCATgtttctctcctttctccttGGCGTGCGGCTCACGTGTCTTCTGCTGcccacgccgcgcagcctTCACTCTTAATGTCACCGCCCCTTTCCGCTGACGACCACTCCCTTCTTCCCTTCGAGTATCCCACCTCGCACACATTGTgcatcacgcgcgcgctctctctccagaacacacacacacacacgcacacacgtgcccCCTTCTTTCAAGCACACGTATCATGTGCACCCGCTCCCTTCATCTACGCGGGGCGtgaaaaaggaaagcggtGCCGAATGAATTGTCCTAGAAACAGAGGGAAGTAAAGCTGAAGATAAAGATACATACATATGggtatatgtatgtatagatgtgtgtgtgtgtgtgagcaaGGGGGCGCCTGTATTACTCTTGCTGCTCTGCATATCTCTTCTCTCATGACAAGAAACACCTCTGCATAGTATTCGAGACCAGTGCCCTCActctgtgtggggaagccaagcagcccccctccccttctccttcttctATCCTCTAATAATGCAGAACCAGCTCTGGTGGCTACAGGGTCGTGCACCTACCTACGTGGGGAGAAGTTCCGATCGATGTATCACTGCTGATGTCGGTGGTCAGGTCGTACATTGAAGTTGCGTCGGGGCGAGCTGCTACATTCAATACGTCGGTGTCGcccatgtgatgggcagcgtgccagcgtgactcgagcgtattCCAAACCCGGGCCTTTCAGTGCCAGCTGGTgcggggagcctgcgccactcCTGGagatgcaccaggtggcgaccggctTACAGGGAGCGGCCGCGAGGCGAGACATGCAAGGAGGGCGAGTGGGTAGCGTTTGAGGCGCaggccgtgctcagatgactgagtcggcgcgttgctggagtgcgtgtgtctagcgctgcttcgcagcACGCGAtatgggggcctgtggcagccCGGCGTGCAGCGAAGCACATCTCATGTGGCAGGAGGGGCGCGCTGAGCAACGACAAAGTGCATCGCTTTactcctctttccctccccctcccctctctttctccatTACTACTTGAAACGCCCACTTCACATCCACGCACCTTCGCCCGCCAtccaccgccgtctgcgGCTTCATcatttttgtgtgtgctgcgcgtgtTCTGTGGCCCCTTTCTTTCTTCACAATCCCAGTGGCTTCACTATTTtcagcctctctctctcttttcaccacctccgctgtCTCTGGAAACTCGTTgtcacaggcacacgcatatCACCACTACAACCGCGTCTCCCATTGCCCCAGCCCCACCCCTTtcttctcgccctcctctgcTATCCAGCAAACACCAGAGACAGGAAAGGTGCCTGttcgccccccccttcccacaGCCACGCAAGAAGGCCCCTCCcctacaaaaaaaaataataagGCGAGGCATCAACggaagagagcgaggcgcACATATATTTGTGcttatgtgtgtgtccttctcccctctccccttcatATCATCTTCCTTTCGCAGTGGCggtgttttgttttccttgTATGTCTTTTTTTTACAATATATTACATCCTTTGTGTTGGTTACATCCATTGTATTCTCAGTGCCTTCgccgcccaccgccgccgccgctgctgccctacTCCCTCCCATTCATTTTCCGCCTCCCTCTGGGCACTTTGTGTTTCTCCTCTTTTGTTTGTGCTCGCTGTGTGCCCTCTATCGCTCTTCCACTGGACccgttgtgtgcgcgtgtgcttcttTCTGCTTTCTCGCTTAGCCCttcttcgctttcttttgtgctcccttctccctcttcccctctcgccctctccctctccctctccctccccccgtgACTTGCACCATTCttttttgctgctgctgttgctgtttctttgtttttggtctccttccctttcctcttgaattcgcttctctcttccaaGTCCCTGtcactctgtgtgtgcgtgtgctaCGTTCTTGTACCCGTTTTTCGAACCCTCGTGCCTTGCCTTTTTGTGTATCCTTTTAGGTGCCGACTTCACTCTCTACCGCCCATCCCCTTCTTCCTGTTCCGCTTCTTTCTCCCAGGCAGACCCTGTGTGTATCAAAAATGAGGATGCCGTCAGTCTTTACTGCGCCATCGACGTACATGGCCGACCTCGAAGTCGGCGCGGCGACTGCATACCACGCGCACTCCGAAGCCGCCACGGCAGGTGAGAGCGATACGTGCAAGCcggctgccaccaccgcatcAACACGGCCGCCTTTGGCGCCGCACGCTGCGGACGCGGATGCACACAATGCAGTGGAGCTGTCGATCAGCAGCACTGCTGTAGCGCCGGCTTATCAGCTACGCGGCGAGCTCGGCCGTGGCCAGTACGGCTGCGTCTACTTGGTGGAAGAGTGTGTGCGGCACCATCTGCTCGCTGTGAAAGCTACGTACGACCCGATTCAAGTCGCTGCGGTGCGTGaacggcagaggcgccaggagcggcaacagcagaaGCCGTCCAAGGGCTCCGGTGGCTGTGCTCGAGAGGCAGCGTTCTCGCCGTACGCGCAACACGAAGAGGGCCACGCTGTGGTACCGTTTCCACCCCTACTGCCGCACTTCAGCAACGAGGTTATGTGTCTGCGGGAGTGCCACTCGCCCTTCATTGTCCGCCTTGAGGGGGCCGATAAAGGTGAAAACGGCGAGGATCTGCTGCTCATGGAATACGTCGACTGCGGAGATCTTCGCCGAGAGAttcggcgacggtgcgccgCGGGCACGCCCTTTACCGAGACAGAAGCCGTCTTTGTGTTCCTGCAGCTCTGTATGGCTGTCGATCACTTGCATCAGCTGAACATCTTGCATCACGACTTGAAGCCAGAGAACGTCATGCTTAGTAGCACCGGCATCATCAAGCTCGGGGACTTTGGTTTTGCAAAGAAGTACAGGGAGCCGGTATCCCAGCGTGTCGCATCGACGGGGTGTGGCACTCCGTACTACCTCAGCCCTGAGGCACTCCGTGGCGACCGGTACTCTCTCAAGAGCGAGATGTGGGCACTCGGTGTCATCCTCTACGAACTCCTGGCACTCACCGGCCcctttgctgctgcgacgcgcGCGGAGCTGCGAGCCAAAGTTCACAACTCCGACTACGCCAAGCTGCCGGCAACCTACTCAAATGAGCTGCGGTCGGTGTGCTATCAACTACTGACCCTCGACCCCGACCAGCGCCCCTCGACGCGCGACCTGTTCCAGGACAACGAATACCTGCGCGAAAAGCTCAACGCGCTACGCCGCATCTCCGAGTGCTCCGTGAATATGAGCACGGAGGAGAAAGGCTCCATGTTTCATTCGATTAGTGCTGCACTGCGCCGCAAGCCGCCAAGCGCGAAAGggcccgccaccgcctcgttTAACCTTGGATGGGGTGGCAGCTGCAAAATTAGCTCTCATGGTCATGGCAGCGCGCGACCTGAAGCAGCACCGAAGCCTCGAGTGGAGAGACCGGCAGAGATGACGCCAGTTGCGCGGACCCGCAGTGTATGctaacgaaaaaaaaggtgagAACAACGCGCACGGTCTTTGCAGGACGCGATGGACTCCTCCTAAgccttcctcccccccccctctacGTGCCCGAACTTgtagtgcgcgtgtgcctccACGTGTGCCTCTTCCCTTTAGCTGACTTGCATCGTCCCGTGGGCgcgcgcccctctctctcactcgcgCGCTCCGTCCAACCATACTTTATTTTGTGATGGTCGTCGTTTGTTTTTCTTGCTTGCTTTGTTTTTTGTAGGACTCTTTCACCTGGGGCTCCTTTCTATTCCTAAGGCAGGGTGCGCTCATCCGATCTTTGCTCTCCGCCATCGCGTGCCCAGGACATATTTCGCTCTATCCCCCTTCCATGTCGTCTGCTATAGTGGATTGCGTCACTTGGATGCACTACTTGTCTCTTTCCCTCTTGCTTTCTTCCCTCCACCCGCGCCCCTCTTATCCCCTTTACCTTGTTGCCCTTGCCGCCTCAGCTGCCATTAATTCTGCTACTTCCTTGTTATATGTCTACTACACGTGGTCTCTTGGCGACTAGCACCATCAGCCAgcgtctccccctccctccctcactcaGCCCTCTCCGCTTTTCCTTATCTCCCCAGCTGGGGGTCTGAGTGATGCACGGTGGTACACAcatgcagagagagatggaggaaCCCTGGAACCTTCCtccttcttcttccctcccAACCCGAGCCACCTGCCACATATTCTGGCTCTTCTTTGTGGTTCTTTTACGCCCGTGCCCGTGTACACGTATATTTGTTGATTTGCTCGTGGTAGAGTGGAACACCGAAGAGGATATAGATATCTGTATATGCGTATGCGagtatatgtatatatatgtgtattTGCGCTAGTGTACGCTCGTTTTATTTTTCTGTGCTTCTGCTTCGATATCGAGAGCTGCTTTGATCGATATCTCTCAACACCTAAAAATATATATGTACATGTGTGcatatgcgtgtatgtgtgctctGAGGTGCACCTCCAGGCCAGTGTTTTGTTTGTGTTTGTCTCAGCTCTCTCCTGATTTATTTTGTTTTttgggggagaggaaggtggCTTCTATCTCTCcctttcattttttttttgcgtccTTGTTGCCTTGGAAGGATGGTGGGTGGCACCCACAACAGAACAAAACGGGAAAGGAGCGTTGACTTGGTGCACCTTGTGACTGTTCTTCGTCCTGTCTGATTCCGGAATCCGCACGCAAACGCagtctctgtctctgtcgcTTTCCCTATTGAAAGCCCTACCATGATCCCAAGCACCAACACGTGTATGTTTGCCTCccttccacacacgcacacacgcttctTTCATattcccccacccctctccttcccccttttcgtATGTGtgctcgtttttttttgagggGGTTGTCGTTTCACGTGCAACAATGAGCGCCACTTTTGTGTGCTATCTAtcaccctttttttttgcggttGCATTTCTCTTCACATATCCCTGCGCGCCTTCACgttatatgtgtgtgcatgcgttaCGCTCCCCTTACTGTTTTTAATCACACTTGTGTAACGCGTTCATGTGTGGTAATGCTTTATATCGCTGCATGGATTTTTTGTGCGCTCTGTTGTTGTCCGTTAGCTTCCTCTACTttacctccctctccctctctttccctcctccttctttcctttctccCTATTCTACCTCTTCCTGGCATCCCCCACGTTGTTTCTATGTTGTGTATTTTCACGGCTTCTGCGTGCCATCTTTCTCGCTTTCCTTCCTCTGTTCTTTTTTATTATTATTCTACCTCCAGCCTTTGTGCTGTTTTAAAGGTGAGCATGTGTGTGATCGTGTATCGTGCCTGcttttcttcctcctcaCCCACTCCCCTATCTGTACTGctatcccccctccctccctgaTTTTCTTGTTGTGGCTCTCTTCTGTAAACTTTTGTGTTGGGTGCGTGACCCTCATCTCCGTCTaattgttttttttttagctGCACGCGTGTTGCCTTACTCTTGCCATGTTTGTCTtgtgtttttctttcggTTTCTTCTACACCCTGCCCTAACCTattctgccccccccccctgcacgctccacccctctctgcatgcgcacacgtgcataTACATGTCTGCCTTTATcgcgcgggtgtgtgcgtgcttctCTGTCAAGGCGACGCAGACAGAAAGGCGAGGCGtgctctctcgcttttcTTCCCGCGCTTACCTCCGTGTCCCCTACCTGGTCACCTGATACTATTTTCCGTctgtgccccctccctccctccctccctccctgttCTCTCCTTTTGCTTTCGCGTATTCGGGCTTCTTATTGTGTCGATGACGCTGACAAGGTATGGGCGCTTACCGTAGCGAGTTGCCCTGCCCCATCCCCTGCCCTTTCACCAGGTTGCACACCAGCAAGCGAAAGTAAACAAAAAGAGATCTCGGCTGATTCACCGGACGTGTGCGCAGCCGGTGGATTGCTTATGCGACTTGTCACCGACGTGTCACGTTGTGCGCAGCCGAAAACGTGTTAATCTACCAAAAGAAGAAACGAAGTACCGGCGGTCTTACCTTTACTGACGCCGGTGTGCTTCCTAGGTCGCTCTgtttctcgctctccctctcttgatGAGAGCAACAGGTTGCGTGCGAGAGTGgcgaagagaggaggaggggaggaatAAAATTTTCAGCGTGCGACGCGGGAAGGATATGCGCAGAAGACGACTTGAATAGTGACTGGGCACCCCGTTGGAGagcaaaaacaaagagaaagaTGATGCACGAGAGGAAGC comes from the Leishmania infantum JPCM5 genome chromosome 36 genome and includes:
- a CDS encoding putative Bardet-Biedl syndrome 4 protein homolog (BBS4-like protein 4) yields the protein MQTIGGRVPDVAPLSEMGSSGNGLGTELGATVASPHRASSASAASTAANAQQKLVQELQAIRERRNWLIHLLYVRQEYSNCLQVIEAQLRETGGTCEYALYVKGLLKRLEGSLSESLELLQTAVIISPENAATRTQLGRALHLLGRHEEAIQAFQEAASIRVVKGLGADWEIEYYIGLCHLHRRHYRRAMDAFLQSITIQRHDCAYLQLGKAALLAHDYATALQVYEEAVTLSPTNPDLLAVLGHLYLQQGNPCAAFDYLGRCLTICPTHIDALVAASSIIQDSGDYDVALSKYRIVVAQQPDSSQVWNNIGACFIGKKMTYAAVACLRKSVFLCPLDWIGHYNLGVAFLMIGRYCSALQCLNAAVHLHADHAPAFMLLGICLGEMKDLPNACRAYEHALAMQDDFLVYLNYAVTLYKGRSVQEAYTKFRVFRSVWDQLTPEQRREQSSLIPGVIRQLEDLLEPPPEPPMSTSDPVPEESAAAALATAPNPESLP
- a CDS encoding putative serine/threonine protein kinase, producing MRMPSVFTAPSTYMADLEVGAATAYHAHSEAATAGESDTCKPAATTASTRPPLAPHAADADAHNAVELSISSTAVAPAYQLRGELGRGQYGCVYLVEECVRHHLLAVKATYDPIQVAAVRERQRRQERQQQKPSKGSGGCAREAAFSPYAQHEEGHAVVPFPPLLPHFSNEVMCLRECHSPFIVRLEGADKGENGEDLLLMEYVDCGDLRREIRRRCAAGTPFTETEAVFVFLQLCMAVDHLHQLNILHHDLKPENVMLSSTGIIKLGDFGFAKKYREPVSQRVASTGCGTPYYLSPEALRGDRYSLKSEMWALGVILYELLALTGPFAAATRAELRAKVHNSDYAKLPATYSNELRSVCYQLLTLDPDQRPSTRDLFQDNEYLREKLNALRRISECSVNMSTEEKGSMFHSISAALRRKPPSAKGPATASFNLGWGGSCKISSHGHGSARPEAAPKPRVERPAEMTPVARTRSVC